Proteins from a genomic interval of Vanessa atalanta chromosome 28, ilVanAtal1.2, whole genome shotgun sequence:
- the LOC125074769 gene encoding histone H2B: MPPKTSGKAAKKSGKAQKNISKSDKKKKKHKRKESYAIYIYKVLKQVHPDTGISSKAMSIMNSFVNDIFERIAAEASRLAHYNKRSTITSREVQTSVRLLLPGELAKHAVSEGTKAVTKYTSSK, translated from the coding sequence ATGCCGCCTAAGACTAGCGGAAAGGCCGCCAAGAAATCGGGCAAGGCCCAGAAGAATATCTCCAAGTCAgataagaagaagaagaagcatAAGAGGAAGGAGAGCTACGCCATCTACATTTACAAAGTACTGAAACAGGTACATCCCGACACCGGTATCTCGAGTAAGGCCATGTCGATCATGAACTCTTTCGTGAACGATATCTTCGAGCGCATCGCCGCCGAGGCTTCTCGTCTCGCTCACTACAACAAGCGATCGACGATCACCTCGAGGGAGGTGCAGACTTCGGTGAGGCTTCTTCTGCCCGGCGAACTCGCCAAGCACGCCGTGAGCGAAGGTACTAAGGCCGTAACGAAGTACACGAGCTCCAAGTAA
- the LOC125074787 gene encoding histone H4 — protein MTGRGKGGKGLGKGGAKRHRKVLRDNIQGITKPAIRRLARRGGVKRISGLIYEETRGVLKVFLENVIRDAVTYTEHAKRKTVTAMDVVYALKRQGRTLYGFGG, from the coding sequence ATGACCGGTCGCGGTAAAGGTGGAAAGGGTCTGGGGAAAGGAGGCGCGAAGCGTCACAGGAAAGTGCTCCGTGATAACATCCAAGGTATCACGAAACCGGCCATCCGTCGTCTCGCACGCAGAGGCGGTGTGAAACGTATATCCGGTCTGATATACGAAGAGACTCGAGGTGTCCTCAAAGTGTTCCTCGAGAACGTAATCCGCGACGCCGTCACCTACACCGAACACGCGAAGAGGAAGACCGTCACCGCCATGGACGTAGTGTACGCCCTGAAACGTCAGGGACGTACTCTCTACGGTTTCGGCGGTTAA
- the LOC125074756 gene encoding histone H2A, whose product MSGRGKGGKVKGKAKSRSNRAGLQFPVGRIHRLLRKGNYAERVGAGAPVYLAAVMEYLAAEVLELAGNAARDNKKTRIIPRHLQLAIRNDEELNKLLSGVTIAQGGVLPNIQAVLLPKKTEKKA is encoded by the coding sequence ATGTCCGGTCGCGGTAAAGGAGGCAAAGTCAAGGGGAAGGCAAAGTCGCGTTCGAACCGTGCCGGTCTACAGTTTCCGGTAGGACGTATACACAGACTGCTCAGGAAGGGTAACTACGCAGAGCGCGTCGGTGCCGGTGCACCCGTGTATCTCGCGGCCGTCATGGAATACCTAGCCGCTGAAGTACTCGAGTTGGCCGGCAACGCCGCCCGCGACAACAAGAAGACCAGGATCATACCGAGACATCTACAGTTGGCGATCCGTAACGACGAGGAGCTGAACAAGTTACTCTCGGGCGTGACTATCGCACAAGGTGGAGTCCTACCTAACATCCAAGCCGTACTTCTACCTAAGAAGACCGAGAAGAAGGCTTAA